In a single window of the Acyrthosiphon pisum isolate AL4f chromosome X, pea_aphid_22Mar2018_4r6ur, whole genome shotgun sequence genome:
- the LOC103308971 gene encoding uncharacterized protein LOC103308971, translated as MLRGYETVIRVLAKGKKDVRIKDPNKILISSEIVNLRSYVPSEFCRLLRVLDDLEYWKATELRFFFLLYSGLIVLKGKLNNQFYSHFKLLVSALRILVCDNLGQIHKQLAETFLKEFVSQYLILYGPHNVSYNVHNLVHLPMLVKMHGSLDNFSCSKYENYLQKIKVY; from the coding sequence ATGCTTAGGGGTTATGAAACGGTTATTAGAGTTTTGGCTAAAGGTAAAAAAGATGTTAGAATTAAAgatccaaataaaatattaatttctagtGAAATAGTCAATCTTAGATCTTATGTGCCGTCAGAGTTTTGTAGGCTACTTAGAGTATTAGATGATTTAGAATACTGGAAAGCAACCgagttacgatttttttttttgttgtattctgGCTTAATTGTATTGAAAGGAAagttaaataatcaattttattctcattttaaattattagtcagCGCGTTACGGATTCTTGTGTGCGATAATCTTGGTCAAATACACAAACAATTAGCAGAAACATTTCTCAAAGAATTTGTTTCACAGTATTTGATTCTATATGGTCCACATAATGTTTCATATAATGTGCATAATTTAGTACATCTTCCTATGCTTGTGAAGATGCATGGTTCCCTGGATAATTTCAGTTGTTCCAAGTATGAAAATTATCTTCAGAAAATAAAAGTCTATTAA